The bacterium genome includes the window GCGATGAAGGTGACGCTGTAGACCCCCGCCTGCGTGAAGTCGGGATCGAAACCGAACACGCCGGTGCCGTCACCATTGTCGACCAGGGCGGCATTGGTCGGGAGATTCAGGGCGCTCAGGGTGATCGGGTTGTTATCCGCATCGGTGGCCGACAGGCCGAGGGTGAGATTGACACCCTCATTGACCGTCTGCGCGCCGATGGCGGCCAGCACCGGACGCTGGTTGCCACCCTCGTTGACGGTGATGGTGACGTTTTCGGAATCGGCGGCGACGCCGTCGGAGGCGATGAAGAGCACCGCATACACGCCGCTCTGGGTGAAATTCGGCGAGAAGGTGAAGGCGCCGGTGCCGTTGCCGTTGTCGACGAAGGACGCGTTGGCCGGCAGGTTCTGCGCGCTCAAGACCGGGATGGCGCCGTCGCCGTCGGTGGCGCTGACGGCGATGTTGAGGACCGCGCCCTCGTTGACCAGTTGCGCGCCGATCGGAGCCAGGACCGGGGGCTGATTGATATCATTGACGGTGATCGCGACCAGTTCCGAATCGGCCAAGGCGCCGTCGGAGGCGATGAATCGGACGTTATAGACTCCGGCCTGGGCAAAACCCGGACTGAATACGAAGGCGCCGGTGCCGTTGCCATTGTCGGTGAAGGCGGCATTCAGCGGCAGATTCTCGGCGACCAGCGTTGGGGTGGTCGCATCCGGATCGGTGGCCGAGACCGGCAGATTCAGCGCCGCGCCCTCATTCACCGATTGCGGGCCGATGGCGGCCAGGACCGGGGCGCGATTAACGTTGTTAACGGTGATCGCGACCAGTTCGCTGTCGGCCAGCGCGCCATCCGAGGCGATGAAACGCACGTTGAAGACTCCGGCCTGTGTAAAGTCGGGCGCGAAGTTGAACGTGCCGGTGCCGTTGCCGTTGTCGACGAACGTGGCGTTAAGCGGCAGATTCTCGGCTGTAAGCGACGGGACGGTGGCATCCGGGTCGCTGGCGGAGACGCCGAAGTTGAGCACCAGTCCCTCATCCACATTGCGCGGGCCGATGGCCGCCAGGACCGGGGCGCGGTTGACATCGTTGACGGTAATCGCGACCGATTCGCTGTCGGCGAGCACGCCATCGGAGGCGATGAAGAGCACGTTGTAGACGCCCGCCTGGGTGAAGTCGGGCGCGAAATTGAACGTGCCGGTGCCGTTGCCGTTGTTCGTGAACGTGGCATTCAGCGGCAGATTCTCCGCCAAAAGCGCCGGCGTCGTGCCATCAGCGTCCGTGGCCGACACGCCGAAATTGAGCGCCAGCCCCTCATTGACGTTGCGCGGACCGATGGCGGCCAGCACCGGGGCGGCGTTGCCGGTGTAGGTGAACGCGCCGGCCAGGGTCGACGACAGCCCGGAGGCGGTGTTGGTCACCGCGACATCGACCACGCCGGCGGCGTAGCTCGGAGCATTGCAGGTGATCGTAAACGGACTGACGACCGTGACGTTGGTCGCGGGCACGCCGCCGAAGGTGACGCCGACGCCGGCGATGTCGAAGTTTGTGCCGGTGAGCGTGACCAGCGGGTTGCCGACTCCGGAGCCGGTGTTGGGGTTGACCACGGTCAACGTCGGGCCGGTGATATTGGACGCCAAAACCGACACCTCAACCGAGTGCGCCGAGAAGATGTTGCCGGCGGTCTGCCCGATGATGATGTAGGTGTAGTCGGTCGCGCCGTCGGAGGTCGCATCGACGAAGAACGAGTCGGCGACGCCGATGTTGGCGAGGTTGCCGGACGGATCATCGAGTCGGCGGAAGACGCCGTTGTTGGCGGTGGCGCGACGATACACGTGGTAGGTCACGCCGGTGGCCTTGTTCCAAGTCAGGTTGACGCGGGAGGCCGAGACGGCGCGGGCGACGAGCCCGGTGGGACGGGCGGGGACGGCCGCGGCCGCAAGCGTGACGTCCTCCTGGTGGAAGGAGTTGTTCGGAATCGTCTTTTCGAGGCGGAAGTACTGCCCGTTGGCAATGTTGACAAAGATGAAATCGTAGGGATTGCCGGCCACTTCGGTTGAGTAGTTCTGGAAGTCATCGAACCAGAACGTGCCGTCGTAACCGGCGCCGGTGCTGGACTCGATGCGAATTTCCTCGTCGGTGTTGTCGAGGAATCCGACCCAGAGGAGCTGCCCGACGGCGGGATTGGTCAGATTGGCATTCTGCACATTCCCGAAGATGCTCCCCTGAGCAACGGCGAGATCCGGCATGGCCAGCACGACACAGAGGGTCATGATGGCGGCAATCCCGCGCGCGGTCCATCGAGTCGGTGTCTTGGCCAATGTCATCCTCACAGTCGAGCCTCCAAATTCGGATTGCCCCATCATCTTGGGTCGGACGTTTCTGCCACTTCCCTTATGGCGCGGGGAAGACCCCGTTTGCCCGAGCGTTTGCCTGGTAGACCCGCCCCGCCCGGACCGGGAAATT containing:
- a CDS encoding tandem-95 repeat protein yields the protein MTLAKTPTRWTARGIAAIMTLCVVLAMPDLAVAQGSIFGNVQNANLTNPAVGQLLWVGFLDNTDEEIRIESSTGAGYDGTFWFDDFQNYSTEVAGNPYDFIFVNIANGQYFRLEKTIPNNSFHQEDVTLAAAAVPARPTGLVARAVSASRVNLTWNKATGVTYHVYRRATANNGVFRRLDDPSGNLANIGVADSFFVDATSDGATDYTYIIIGQTAGNIFSAHSVEVSVLASNITGPTLTVVNPNTGSGVGNPLVTLTGTNFDIAGVGVTFGGVPATNVTVVSPFTITCNAPSYAAGVVDVAVTNTASGLSSTLAGAFTYTGNAAPVLAAIGPRNVNEGLALNFGVSATDADGTTPALLAENLPLNATFTNNGNGTGTFNFAPDFTQAGVYNVLFIASDGVLADSESVAITVNDVNRAPVLAAIGPRNVDEGLVLNFGVSASDPDATVPSLTAENLPLNATFVDNGNGTGTFNFAPDFTQAGVFNVRFIASDGALADSELVAITVNNVNRAPVLAAIGPQSVNEGAALNLPVSATDPDATTPTLVAENLPLNAAFTDNGNGTGAFVFSPGFAQAGVYNVRFIASDGALADSELVAITVNDINQPPVLAPIGAQLVNEGAVLNIAVSATDGDGAIPVLSAQNLPANASFVDNGNGTGAFTFSPNFTQSGVYAVLFIASDGVAADSENVTITVNEGGNQRPVLAAIGAQTVNEGVNLTLGLSATDADNNPITLSALNLPTNAALVDNGDGTGVFGFDPDFTQAGVYSVTFIA